In Bradyrhizobium sp. 1(2017), one DNA window encodes the following:
- a CDS encoding cytochrome (ubi)quinol oxidase subunit III, whose translation MAMTATAGHAHADPHHIGLVIEHPGPASKRTVTAYGFWIFLLSDIVMFSCFFAAYAVLVGQTAGGPKAAEIFEPRYVAIETVCLLLSSFTCGMASIAADVRNRFWFYLGMTVTCVLGLIFLVLEFREFANLVARGYGPTRSAFLTAFFSLVGCHGLHVSAGVLWLLTMMAQVYAKGFRADILRRMLCFALFWHALDIIWVAVFSVVYLLGSAV comes from the coding sequence ATGGCGATGACCGCGACCGCCGGCCACGCGCACGCCGATCCCCATCACATCGGGCTCGTCATCGAGCATCCCGGACCCGCGTCGAAGCGGACCGTGACCGCCTACGGCTTCTGGATCTTCCTGCTCTCCGACATCGTGATGTTCTCCTGCTTCTTTGCAGCCTATGCGGTGCTGGTCGGCCAGACCGCCGGCGGTCCGAAGGCAGCGGAGATCTTCGAGCCGAGATACGTCGCGATCGAGACGGTCTGCTTGTTGCTGTCGAGCTTCACCTGCGGGATGGCCAGCATCGCGGCCGATGTGCGCAACCGGTTCTGGTTCTATCTCGGCATGACCGTGACTTGCGTGCTCGGGCTTATATTCCTCGTCCTCGAGTTCCGCGAATTCGCCAATCTCGTCGCGCGCGGCTACGGCCCGACGCGCAGCGCGTTCCTGACCGCGTTCTTCTCGCTGGTCGGTTGCCACGGTCTGCATGTCTCCGCCGGCGTGCTGTGGCTCCTCACCATGATGGCCCAGGTCTACGCAAAGGGCTTTCGTGCCGATATCCTGCGCCGGATGCTGTGCTTTGCGCTGTTCTGGCACGCGCTCGACATCATCTGGGTCGCGGTGTTCTCCGTCGTCTATCTGCTTGGGAGTGCGGTATGA
- a CDS encoding S1C family serine protease yields the protein MLDLTSDIADDASSSRTTASVPADDRALLDAYSNAVIGVTDRVGPAVVRVETGPKVPNGRERGGLGSGIVISPDGLVLTNSHVVGSSREIRLRDVEGHVGDAQVLGVDPDTDLALLRANGVRHLPYAALGNSKTLRRGQLVIAIGNPLGFESTVTAGVVSALGRSIRSVSGRTIEDVIQTDAALNPGNSGGPLVSSNAEVIGINTAIINGAQGICFAVASNTAQFVLAEIIRHGYVRRAYIGVAGQTAPVPRRHAVLAGVENKMGALLMQIEPDGPAAKAGLLPGDVVIRLDGIEINGVDDLIRVLDRDRIGRRLAMDVLRLGRLRAIDIDPVERKPQR from the coding sequence ATGCTGGACCTCACTTCAGATATCGCCGATGACGCGTCGTCATCGCGAACGACGGCGTCTGTCCCGGCCGATGACCGGGCCCTGCTGGATGCCTATTCCAATGCCGTGATCGGCGTGACCGACCGCGTCGGACCTGCGGTTGTGCGCGTCGAGACCGGGCCGAAAGTGCCGAACGGCCGCGAGCGCGGCGGGCTCGGCTCCGGCATCGTGATCTCGCCGGATGGACTCGTGCTCACCAACAGCCATGTGGTCGGCTCCTCCAGGGAGATCCGGCTGCGCGACGTCGAGGGCCATGTCGGCGACGCCCAGGTGCTCGGCGTCGATCCCGACACGGACCTTGCGCTGCTGCGCGCCAACGGCGTTCGCCATCTGCCCTATGCCGCGCTCGGCAATTCCAAAACTTTAAGGCGCGGCCAACTCGTGATCGCGATCGGCAATCCGCTCGGCTTCGAGTCGACTGTGACCGCCGGCGTGGTCTCGGCACTCGGGCGCTCGATCCGCTCGGTCAGCGGGCGCACCATTGAGGACGTGATCCAGACCGATGCCGCGCTCAATCCCGGCAATTCCGGCGGCCCGCTGGTGTCGTCGAATGCCGAGGTGATCGGCATCAACACTGCCATCATCAACGGCGCGCAGGGCATCTGCTTTGCCGTCGCCAGCAACACTGCGCAATTCGTGCTGGCGGAGATCATCCGCCACGGTTATGTCCGCCGCGCCTATATCGGCGTCGCCGGACAGACCGCACCGGTTCCGCGGCGGCATGCCGTGCTGGCCGGGGTCGAGAACAAGATGGGCGCGCTTCTGATGCAGATCGAGCCGGATGGGCCGGCGGCCAAGGCCGGCCTGCTGCCCGGCGACGTCGTGATCAGGCTCGACGGCATCGAGATCAACGGTGTCGATGATTTGATCCGCGTGCTCGACCGCGACCGGATCGGCCGGCGGCTCGCCATGGACGTGCTCCGGCTCGGCCGCCTCCGAGCGATCGACATCGACCCGGTCGAGCGCAAGCCACAGCGCTAG
- the cyoD gene encoding cytochrome o ubiquinol oxidase subunit IV, whose product MSDQTHARTDHDLAPGEEEQHSVGSRILGYVVGLVLALLLTATSFFIAGTDLVWQPSIPVALIVLAIAQMGVHLVFFLHITTGPDNTNNVLALAFGLLVVFLVVGGTVWIMAHLNANMPPMDHIMRMQ is encoded by the coding sequence ATGAGCGATCAGACCCATGCGCGGACCGACCACGACCTCGCACCAGGCGAGGAAGAGCAGCACAGCGTCGGCAGCCGCATTCTCGGCTATGTCGTCGGCCTCGTCCTGGCGCTACTGCTCACGGCGACGTCGTTCTTCATCGCCGGAACGGATCTGGTCTGGCAGCCATCGATCCCCGTTGCGTTGATCGTGCTGGCGATCGCGCAGATGGGCGTGCATCTGGTGTTTTTCCTGCACATCACGACCGGCCCTGACAACACCAACAACGTGCTGGCGCTCGCCTTCGGCCTCCTGGTGGTGTTCCTCGTGGTCGGTGGCACGGTCTGGATCATGGCGCACCTGAACGCCAACATGCCGCCGATGGACCACATCATGCGGATGCAGTGA
- a CDS encoding PQQ-dependent sugar dehydrogenase produces the protein MRNRISPAVMSAMLLLLAFAAGAQAEPVLQGKDAYGDWRADKPGTVRLIRPQDLVRPGASRSVASFSRVVPRPPDAELQVPAGFRIELFAEGLRAPRIVRVAPNGDVFVAETRAGTIRVLRAGEGNKLAGNEVFASGLRQPFGIAFFPNGDDPQWVYVANTDSVVRFPYRAGDLKARGKAETIVASLPHDGGHSTRDIVFTPDNKRMLVSVGSLSNVAEGMGTPPGGLEAWSKAQPLGATWASETERAAVLAFNPDGKERKIYATGIRNCVGLAIQPQTGQPWCSNNERDGLGDDLVPDYVTSVKEGGFYGWPWFYIGNNEDPRHAGARADLKDKVTVPDVLIQPHSASLGMTFYQGTQFPPEYQGDAFAAQHGSWNRSKRTGYKLIRIKMKDGRPTGEYEDFVTGFVVSDSEVWGRPVGVAVAKDGSLLVSEDGNGTIWRVSRQPQ, from the coding sequence GTGAGGAACAGGATCTCGCCCGCGGTGATGTCCGCGATGCTGCTGCTGCTCGCATTTGCGGCCGGAGCGCAGGCCGAGCCGGTGTTGCAGGGCAAGGACGCCTATGGCGATTGGCGGGCGGACAAGCCCGGCACGGTCAGGTTGATCCGCCCGCAGGATCTGGTCAGGCCCGGCGCCTCGCGGTCGGTTGCGAGCTTCTCGCGCGTGGTGCCGCGTCCGCCGGACGCGGAGCTTCAGGTGCCGGCAGGCTTCAGGATCGAGCTGTTCGCCGAAGGCCTGCGCGCGCCGCGCATCGTGCGGGTGGCGCCGAATGGCGATGTCTTCGTCGCGGAGACGCGGGCCGGCACCATTCGCGTGCTTCGTGCCGGCGAGGGCAACAAGCTCGCCGGCAACGAGGTGTTTGCCAGCGGTCTGCGGCAGCCGTTCGGCATCGCCTTCTTCCCGAACGGCGACGATCCGCAATGGGTCTATGTCGCCAATACCGACAGCGTCGTTCGCTTTCCCTATCGGGCCGGTGATCTCAAGGCGCGCGGCAAGGCGGAGACGATCGTGGCAAGCCTGCCGCATGACGGCGGCCATTCCACCCGCGACATCGTCTTCACGCCCGACAACAAGCGCATGCTGGTCTCGGTCGGCTCGCTCAGCAACGTCGCCGAGGGCATGGGCACGCCGCCGGGCGGATTGGAGGCGTGGTCGAAGGCGCAACCGCTCGGCGCCACGTGGGCCAGCGAGACCGAGCGCGCCGCCGTGCTCGCCTTCAATCCTGACGGCAAGGAGCGGAAGATCTACGCCACCGGCATCCGCAATTGCGTCGGCCTCGCGATCCAGCCGCAAACCGGCCAGCCATGGTGCTCGAACAACGAACGCGACGGCCTCGGCGACGATCTCGTGCCCGATTACGTGACCAGCGTGAAGGAGGGCGGCTTCTACGGCTGGCCGTGGTTCTATATCGGCAACAACGAAGATCCGCGCCATGCCGGCGCGCGAGCCGACCTCAAGGACAAGGTGACGGTGCCTGACGTGCTGATCCAGCCGCATTCGGCCTCGCTCGGCATGACCTTCTATCAGGGCACGCAGTTTCCGCCCGAGTACCAGGGCGACGCTTTCGCCGCTCAGCACGGCTCCTGGAACAGGTCGAAGCGTACCGGCTACAAGCTGATCCGCATCAAGATGAAGGACGGCAGGCCGACCGGCGAGTACGAGGATTTCGTCACGGGGTTCGTCGTGAGCGACAGCGAAGTGTGGGGCAGGCCGGTGGGTGTCGCCGTGGCGAAGGATGGATCGCTGCTGGTGTCGGAGGACGGCAACGGCACGATCTGGCGGGTGAGCCGGCAGCCGCAGTGA
- a CDS encoding cytochrome ubiquinol oxidase subunit II encodes MNLLDPQGPVAAANSTILVDSVFIMLVIVVPTIIAILGFAFWFRASNPKARYQPGFVYSGRVEMVVWAIPTLTVILLGGVAWIGSHQLDPAAPVPGTGSPVRIQAVSLDWKWLFIYPDQGIATINTLTVPAGAELKFQLTSSSVMNTFFIPQLGSMIYTMNGMVTKLNLRADNEGKLQGLSAHFSGDGFPDMMFDVNVVSPLAFPDWVAATAKSDAVLNADSYKKLMQQGIEKGRPVFRLEDPRLFDLIATQHIPPGPGPELLSDAGRPHSGGHDAR; translated from the coding sequence ATGAATCTGCTCGATCCACAAGGGCCTGTGGCTGCGGCCAACAGCACCATCCTGGTCGATTCCGTTTTCATCATGCTCGTGATCGTGGTGCCGACCATCATCGCGATCCTCGGCTTCGCGTTCTGGTTTCGCGCCTCGAATCCGAAAGCGCGCTATCAGCCAGGCTTCGTCTATTCCGGCCGCGTCGAGATGGTGGTGTGGGCGATCCCGACGCTCACCGTCATCCTGCTTGGCGGCGTCGCCTGGATCGGCTCGCATCAGCTCGATCCCGCCGCCCCCGTGCCGGGCACCGGCAGCCCGGTGCGTATCCAGGCCGTCTCGCTCGACTGGAAATGGCTGTTCATCTATCCGGATCAGGGCATCGCCACCATCAACACCCTGACCGTGCCGGCCGGCGCCGAGCTGAAATTCCAGCTGACATCGTCGAGCGTGATGAACACGTTCTTCATCCCGCAGCTCGGCAGCATGATCTACACCATGAACGGCATGGTCACGAAGCTGAACCTGCGCGCCGACAACGAAGGCAAGCTGCAGGGGCTGTCGGCGCACTTCTCCGGCGACGGCTTCCCCGACATGATGTTCGACGTCAACGTGGTGTCGCCGCTCGCCTTTCCGGACTGGGTCGCGGCCACGGCGAAGAGCGATGCCGTGCTGAATGCCGACAGCTACAAGAAGCTGATGCAGCAGGGCATCGAGAAGGGCCGGCCGGTCTTCCGTCTCGAAGACCCGCGCCTGTTCGACCTGATCGCGACCCAGCACATTCCGCCGGGGCCCGGGCCGGAGCTGCTCTCCGATGCCGGCCGTCCGCACAGTGGAGGCCATGATGCTCGGTAA
- a CDS encoding SDR family NAD(P)-dependent oxidoreductase, whose product MRLKDRVAIVVGAGQSPGEGMGNGRATALTFAREGAKVLCVDHHLESAQETVAMITARQGSAAACKADVTKAADIKAMVADAQSRWGRIDVLHNNVGVSLSGGDAELLQLTEEAFDRVVAINLKSCILAAKEVIPIMRAQRSGAIINISSMAAITTYPYVAYKATKSAMIAFTEQLAYQNAEYGIRANVILPGLMNTPMAVDTRAREWSKTRAEVEAERDSKVPLRKKMGTGWDVANAALFLASDEANFITGVTLPVDGGASVRRG is encoded by the coding sequence ATGCGCCTGAAGGACAGGGTTGCGATCGTGGTCGGGGCCGGGCAAAGCCCCGGCGAAGGCATGGGCAATGGCCGTGCCACTGCGCTCACCTTTGCGCGCGAGGGTGCCAAGGTCTTGTGCGTCGATCATCATCTGGAATCGGCGCAGGAAACGGTCGCGATGATCACCGCGAGGCAAGGAAGCGCCGCGGCCTGCAAGGCCGACGTGACCAAGGCGGCCGACATCAAGGCGATGGTGGCGGACGCGCAGTCCCGCTGGGGCAGGATCGACGTGCTGCACAACAATGTCGGCGTCAGCCTGTCCGGCGGCGATGCCGAATTGCTGCAGCTGACCGAAGAGGCATTCGACCGCGTGGTCGCCATCAATCTCAAGAGCTGCATTCTCGCGGCAAAAGAAGTGATCCCGATCATGCGCGCGCAACGCAGCGGCGCCATCATCAACATCTCCTCGATGGCGGCGATCACGACTTATCCTTACGTCGCCTACAAGGCGACGAAGTCGGCAATGATCGCCTTCACCGAACAGCTCGCCTACCAGAATGCCGAATACGGCATCCGCGCCAACGTCATCCTGCCCGGCTTGATGAACACGCCGATGGCGGTCGACACCCGCGCCCGCGAATGGTCCAAGACCCGCGCCGAGGTCGAGGCCGAGCGCGACAGCAAGGTGCCGCTGCGCAAGAAGATGGGCACCGGCTGGGACGTCGCCAACGCCGCGCTGTTCCTGGCGTCCGATGAAGCGAACTTCATTACCGGCGTGACGTTGCCGGTGGATGGCGGCGCGAGCGTGAGGCGGGGGTGA
- a CDS encoding thermonuclease family protein codes for MSFQNFFAAARAFALVSLFASSGFLASSGPVSALTGAATVRDGNAIQVGDVTYRLDGVDAPELDQVCIDDHADSWACGIDARDQLTKLIGKRTVRCDDVGPEKSFGKRHRAICTAEGDKASLNEQLIRLGFALAREPVKANLKPAATEAKTAAAGIWKGCFVAPQDFRSGKKDGALLGAACRPDRDKEIRAVLFPEELTMPPSCSIKGKLAVRARVTGNIGIYHLRGCPSYPATTKPDRWFCSEDDAQAAGFRKAYNCRRPK; via the coding sequence ATGTCCTTCCAGAATTTCTTTGCCGCCGCCCGCGCTTTTGCGCTCGTTTCGTTGTTTGCGTCGTCCGGATTTCTGGCCTCGTCCGGGCCGGTCTCCGCGCTGACCGGCGCCGCGACGGTCCGTGACGGCAACGCCATCCAGGTTGGCGACGTCACCTACCGGCTCGACGGCGTCGACGCGCCGGAGCTGGACCAGGTCTGCATCGACGATCACGCCGATTCCTGGGCTTGCGGCATCGACGCCCGCGACCAGCTCACGAAGCTGATCGGCAAACGGACGGTGCGCTGCGACGATGTCGGGCCGGAGAAGAGTTTTGGCAAGCGGCATCGCGCCATCTGCACGGCCGAGGGCGACAAGGCCAGCTTGAACGAGCAGCTGATCAGGCTCGGCTTTGCCCTCGCGCGCGAGCCGGTCAAGGCCAACCTCAAGCCGGCGGCCACTGAGGCCAAGACGGCGGCGGCCGGAATCTGGAAGGGTTGCTTTGTTGCACCGCAAGATTTCCGTAGCGGCAAGAAGGACGGCGCGCTTCTGGGCGCCGCCTGCCGCCCGGACCGCGACAAGGAAATCCGCGCCGTGCTGTTTCCGGAAGAACTGACCATGCCGCCGAGTTGCAGCATCAAGGGCAAGCTCGCGGTGCGCGCGCGCGTCACCGGCAATATCGGCATCTATCATCTCAGGGGCTGCCCAAGCTATCCGGCGACCACCAAGCCGGACCGCTGGTTCTGCTCGGAGGACGACGCCCAGGCCGCCGGCTTCCGCAAGGCCTATAACTGCCGCCGGCCAAAGTGA
- the cyoB gene encoding cytochrome o ubiquinol oxidase subunit I: MLGKLDWSAIPFDQPIPLVAGAVVLVAILAVLAWVVVKGHLPYLWSEWITSVDHKRIGVMYVLLASVMLLRGGSDAIMMRIQQAVAYQSQGYLPPEHYNQIFSAHGTIMIFFVAMPFVIGLMNLIVPLQLGVRDVAFPTLNSVGFWLTATGALLVNISLVVGEFARTGWLAFPPLSELSYSPGVGVDYYAWSLQISGVGTLVAGINLVTTVLKLRTKGMNYLRMPMFCWTTLASNLLIVAAFPILTATLAMLLLDRYLGFHFFTNEAGGNVMMFMNLIWAWGHPEVYILVLPAFGIFSEVVSTFSGKALFGYRSMVLATMAICVISFMVWLHHFFTMGAGPDVNAIFGIASMIIAVPTGVKIYNWLFTMYGGRIRFATPMLWAIGFMVTFIIGGLTGVLLAVPPADFILHNSMFLVAHFHNVIIGGVLFGAFAGFEYWFPKAFGFRLDERWGKAAFWFTFVGFFVTFMPLYIAGMLGMTRRMQHYDVAAWRPWMIVAAIGMAVLVIGVICQIVQIVVSVRNREALRDRTGDPWDGRSLEWATSSPPPAFNFAFNPDVRGEDAYWDMKVRAQQQSLDADRPEYQDIEMPKNSPTGFVCAFFATIMGFALIWHIWWMVILGGLGAFATFVVFAWRDHDEYVIPAAEVAAIDRVNVEERRGLVSMAGAV, translated from the coding sequence ATGCTCGGTAAGCTCGACTGGTCGGCCATCCCGTTCGATCAGCCGATCCCGCTCGTCGCTGGCGCAGTGGTGCTGGTCGCGATCCTCGCCGTGCTGGCCTGGGTCGTGGTGAAGGGACATCTGCCCTATCTCTGGAGCGAATGGATCACCAGCGTCGATCACAAGCGCATCGGCGTCATGTATGTACTGCTGGCCTCGGTGATGTTGCTGCGCGGCGGCAGCGACGCCATCATGATGCGGATCCAGCAGGCCGTCGCCTATCAGTCGCAGGGCTATCTGCCGCCCGAGCACTACAACCAGATATTCTCGGCGCACGGCACCATCATGATCTTCTTCGTGGCGATGCCGTTCGTGATCGGACTGATGAACCTGATCGTGCCGCTCCAGCTCGGCGTGCGCGACGTCGCTTTCCCGACGCTGAATTCGGTCGGCTTCTGGCTGACGGCGACCGGCGCGCTGCTGGTCAATATCTCGCTCGTCGTCGGCGAGTTCGCGCGCACCGGCTGGCTCGCCTTTCCGCCGCTGTCGGAATTGTCCTACTCGCCCGGCGTCGGCGTCGACTATTACGCTTGGTCGCTCCAGATCTCCGGAGTCGGGACGCTGGTGGCCGGCATCAATCTGGTCACGACCGTGCTGAAGCTGCGCACCAAAGGCATGAACTATCTGCGCATGCCGATGTTCTGCTGGACCACGCTGGCCTCGAATCTGCTCATCGTGGCGGCCTTTCCGATCCTCACCGCCACGCTCGCGATGCTCTTGCTCGACCGTTACCTCGGCTTCCACTTCTTCACCAACGAGGCCGGCGGCAACGTCATGATGTTCATGAACCTGATCTGGGCCTGGGGCCATCCGGAGGTCTACATCCTGGTGCTGCCGGCCTTCGGCATCTTCTCCGAGGTGGTCTCGACCTTCTCCGGCAAGGCGCTGTTCGGCTATCGCTCGATGGTGCTGGCGACCATGGCGATCTGCGTCATCTCCTTCATGGTCTGGCTGCATCATTTTTTCACGATGGGCGCAGGGCCCGACGTCAACGCGATCTTCGGCATCGCCAGCATGATCATCGCGGTGCCGACGGGCGTGAAGATCTACAACTGGCTGTTCACGATGTATGGCGGCCGCATCCGCTTCGCGACGCCGATGCTGTGGGCGATCGGCTTCATGGTGACGTTCATCATCGGGGGATTGACGGGCGTGCTGCTCGCGGTGCCGCCGGCCGACTTCATCCTTCACAACAGCATGTTCCTGGTGGCGCACTTCCACAACGTCATCATCGGCGGCGTGCTGTTCGGCGCCTTCGCCGGCTTCGAATACTGGTTCCCGAAGGCATTCGGCTTCCGTCTCGACGAGCGCTGGGGCAAGGCTGCGTTCTGGTTCACCTTCGTGGGCTTCTTCGTCACCTTCATGCCGCTCTACATCGCCGGCATGCTCGGCATGACGCGGCGGATGCAGCATTATGACGTCGCGGCGTGGCGACCCTGGATGATCGTTGCCGCGATCGGCATGGCGGTGCTGGTGATCGGCGTGATCTGCCAGATCGTGCAGATCGTCGTCAGCGTTCGCAACCGTGAGGCCTTGCGCGACCGCACCGGCGATCCCTGGGACGGGCGCTCGCTGGAATGGGCGACATCGTCCCCGCCGCCGGCGTTCAATTTCGCGTTCAATCCCGACGTGCGCGGCGAGGATGCCTATTGGGACATGAAGGTTCGTGCCCAGCAGCAATCGCTCGATGCCGACAGGCCGGAATATCAGGACATCGAGATGCCCAAGAACTCGCCGACCGGTTTCGTCTGCGCGTTCTTCGCCACCATCATGGGCTTTGCGCTGATCTGGCACATCTGGTGGATGGTGATCCTGGGCGGTCTCGGCGCCTTCGCGACCTTCGTCGTGTTCGCCTGGCGCGACCATGACGAATACGTCATCCCGGCTGCGGAGGTCGCAGCGATCGACCGCGTCAATGTCGAGGAGCGGCGCGGCCTCGTCAGCATGGCGGGAGCAGTCTGA
- a CDS encoding GMC family oxidoreductase — MKDPVDVLIIGAGASGAAVAWSLAETKMHILCLEQGGWMNPAEYPSTGRDWEAKFYGEWSSSPNVRGRPEDYPINDDNSPIKVVNYNAVGGSTVMYTAHWPRLHPSDFKVKTLDGVADDWPIDYDALTPFFEENDRMMGTSGLSGDPLSPLTHPPMPQQPLGLSGAIIAKAMNTLGWHWWPSDTTVATMDYEGRARCINLGHCTPACAQGAKSSTDITYWPHAVRAGVELRTHCRVREITTDENGMASGVVYYDRDGVEQFQPAHVVIIACNGVGTPRLLLNSASSRFPNGLANSSGLVGKNLMFHPYAQIYGYVKEPTDSNRAPPTCLWSKEWYDTDLSRGFVRGFGVQFVRGAGPVFEAVVSEQKGILPWGEDHHRAFRKLNGHRLGFSAICEDLPEEHNRVTLDPVLKDSHGIPAPKINYTISENSQRMMDYALARGREILETAGATDICVNSPIPWGGWHLLGTARMGTDPERSVVNEWGRTHDVKNLFIVDGSIFVTSGGVNPTSTIQALALYIADQMKQRLANLFD; from the coding sequence ATGAAAGACCCCGTGGACGTCCTGATCATCGGCGCCGGCGCTTCTGGCGCGGCGGTGGCGTGGTCGCTGGCCGAAACCAAGATGCACATTCTCTGCCTTGAGCAGGGCGGCTGGATGAACCCGGCGGAATATCCCAGCACCGGCCGCGACTGGGAGGCCAAGTTCTACGGCGAGTGGTCGTCGAGCCCCAACGTTCGCGGACGTCCCGAGGACTACCCGATCAACGACGACAACTCGCCGATCAAGGTGGTCAATTACAATGCGGTCGGCGGCTCGACGGTGATGTACACCGCGCACTGGCCGCGGCTGCATCCCTCCGATTTCAAGGTGAAGACGCTCGACGGCGTCGCCGACGACTGGCCGATCGACTACGACGCGCTGACTCCGTTTTTCGAAGAGAACGACCGGATGATGGGCACCTCAGGCCTGTCAGGCGATCCGCTCTCGCCGCTGACGCATCCGCCGATGCCGCAGCAGCCGCTCGGATTGTCCGGCGCCATCATCGCCAAGGCGATGAACACGCTCGGCTGGCATTGGTGGCCGTCGGACACGACGGTCGCGACCATGGACTATGAAGGCCGGGCGCGCTGCATCAATCTCGGCCATTGCACGCCGGCCTGCGCGCAAGGCGCAAAGTCCTCGACCGACATCACCTATTGGCCGCATGCGGTGCGCGCCGGTGTCGAACTGCGCACCCATTGCCGGGTGCGCGAGATCACCACCGACGAGAACGGCATGGCCTCGGGCGTGGTCTATTACGACAGGGACGGCGTCGAGCAGTTTCAGCCGGCGCATGTCGTCATCATCGCCTGCAATGGCGTCGGCACGCCGCGGCTGCTGCTGAATTCGGCGTCCTCGCGCTTTCCGAACGGGCTTGCCAATTCGTCCGGCCTCGTCGGCAAGAACCTGATGTTCCACCCCTATGCGCAGATCTACGGCTACGTGAAGGAGCCGACTGACAGCAACCGCGCGCCGCCGACCTGCCTGTGGAGCAAGGAGTGGTACGACACGGACCTATCGCGCGGGTTTGTACGCGGCTTCGGGGTCCAGTTCGTGCGCGGGGCAGGGCCGGTGTTCGAGGCCGTCGTCAGCGAGCAGAAAGGCATTCTGCCGTGGGGAGAAGATCATCACCGCGCCTTCCGCAAGCTCAACGGCCATCGGCTCGGATTCTCCGCGATCTGCGAGGACCTGCCGGAGGAGCACAATCGCGTCACGCTTGATCCCGTGCTGAAGGACAGCCACGGCATTCCCGCGCCGAAGATCAACTATACGATCAGCGAGAATAGCCAGAGGATGATGGATTATGCGCTGGCGCGCGGCCGAGAGATTCTGGAGACCGCCGGCGCGACCGACATCTGCGTCAACTCGCCGATCCCCTGGGGCGGCTGGCATCTGCTCGGCACCGCGCGGATGGGCACCGATCCCGAACGCTCCGTCGTCAACGAATGGGGCCGTACCCACGACGTGAAGAACCTCTTCATCGTCGACGGCAGCATCTTCGTCACCTCCGGCGGGGTGAACCCGACCTCCACCATCCAGGCCCTCGCGCTCTACATCGCCGATCAGATGAAGCAGCGCCTCGCCAATTTGTTCGATTGA